A region from the Sandaracinus amylolyticus genome encodes:
- the moaD gene encoding molybdopterin converting factor subunit 1, whose translation MRVTVLYFAGARDLAGRAEERVDVPDDVRTVGALAAWIEQRVPALAGRGGSLRWARNEAFAAMSDAIEEGDVIAIIPPVAGGCA comes from the coding sequence ATGCGCGTCACGGTGCTCTACTTCGCGGGCGCGCGCGACCTCGCGGGGCGAGCCGAGGAGCGCGTCGACGTGCCCGACGACGTGCGCACCGTCGGCGCGCTCGCGGCGTGGATCGAGCAGCGCGTGCCTGCGCTCGCCGGTCGCGGCGGGTCGCTGCGATGGGCGCGCAACGAAGCGTTCGCCGCGATGAGCGACGCCATCGAGGAGGGCGACGTGATCGCGATCATCCCGCCGGTCGCAGGAGGCTGCGCGTGA
- a CDS encoding molybdenum cofactor biosynthesis protein MoaE, whose product MSCVSIERAALSTERVAAEVRRPGAGAIVVFEGTVRDVNDGRAVTLLEYEAYEAMALAEMQRIVDELEREIPDARLAAAHRIGALHVGDVAVVCAASAPHRGEAFHACRALIDRIKERVPIWKREHGPDGAYWVGWEDARCTPDHGHGGHGHHHE is encoded by the coding sequence GTGAGCTGCGTGTCGATCGAGCGCGCGGCGCTGAGCACCGAGCGCGTCGCCGCCGAGGTGCGCCGCCCGGGCGCGGGCGCGATCGTCGTGTTCGAGGGCACGGTGCGCGACGTGAACGACGGTCGCGCGGTGACGCTGCTCGAGTACGAGGCGTACGAGGCGATGGCGCTCGCGGAGATGCAGCGGATCGTCGACGAGCTCGAGCGCGAGATCCCCGACGCGCGCCTCGCCGCGGCGCACCGCATCGGCGCGCTGCACGTCGGCGACGTCGCGGTCGTGTGCGCGGCGAGCGCGCCCCATCGCGGCGAGGCGTTCCACGCGTGCCGCGCGCTGATCGATCGCATCAAGGAGCGCGTGCCGATCTGGAAGCGCGAGCACGGCCCCGACGGCGCGTACTGGGTCGGCTGGGAAGACGCGCGCTGCACGCCGGATCACGGCCACGGCGGCCACGGTCACCACCACGAGTGA